A portion of the Jaculus jaculus isolate mJacJac1 chromosome 5, mJacJac1.mat.Y.cur, whole genome shotgun sequence genome contains these proteins:
- the Lrrc41 gene encoding leucine-rich repeat-containing protein 41, with amino-acid sequence MAAPEAWRARSCWFCEVAAATTMEATSREAAPAKSSASGPSAPPALFELCGRAVSAHMGVLESGVWALPGPILQSILPLLNIYYLERIEETALKKGLSTQAIWRRLWDELMKTRPSSLESVTCWRAKFMEAFFSHVLRGTIDVSSDRRLCDQRFSPLLHSSRHVRQLTICNMLQGATELVAEPNRRVLETLASSLHTLKFRHLLFSDVAAQQSLRQLLHQLIHHGAVSQVSLYSWPVPESALFILILTMSAGFWQSGPGSLPCHLCGEASRGRPPSRDEGSLLLGSRRPRRDAAERCAAALMATRRKSEVKQMPRSAPTPRVTRRSTQESLTTGGTDPKRELHPPATSHEAAGTKRPTSAPAATSSASSSTSSSKRAPASSASQPKPLKRFKRAAGKKGARTRPGSGAESEDLYDFVFIVAGEKEDGEEMEIGEVACGALDGSDPSCLGLPALEASQRFRSISTLELFTVPLSTEAALTLCHLLSSWVSLESLTLSYNGLGSNIFRLLDSLRALSGQAGCRLRALHLSDLFSPLPILELTRAIVRALPLLRVLSIRVDHPSQRDNPAGPENAGPPSHIIGDEEIPENCLEQLEMGFPRGAQPAPLLCSVLKASGSLQQLSLDSATFASPQDFGLVLQTLKEYNLSLKRLSFHDMNLADCQSEVLFLLQNLTLQEITFSFCRLFEKRPAQFLPEMVAAMKGNSTLKGLRLPGNRLGNAGLLALADVFSEDSSSSLCQLDISSNCIKPDGLLEFAKRLERWGRGAFGHLRLFQNWLDQDAVTAREAIRRLRATCHVVSDSWDSSQAFADYVSTM; translated from the exons ATGGCGGCGCCCGAGGCCTGGCGCGCCCGGAGTTGCTGGTTCTGTGAGGTAGCGGCGGCAACGACCATGGAGGCCACGTCCCGGGAGGCGGCGCCAGCGAAGAGCTCGGCCTCGGGCCCCAGCGCTCCCCCCGCCCTGTTTGAGCTGTGCGGGCGGGCGGTGAGCGCCCATATGGGGGTTCTGGAGAGCGGGGTGTGGG CCCTCCCAGGCCCAATACTTCAAAGCATCTTACCTCTGCTCAATATATATTACTTGGAGAGGATTGAGGAAACTGCCCTGAAGAAAG GTCTCTCCACTCAGGCCATTTGGCGCCGACTATGGGATGAGCTGATGAAGACAAGGCCTTCCAGTTTGGAG AGTGTGACCTGTTGGCGAGCCAAGTTTATGGAGGCCTTTTTCTCCCATGTTCTACGTGGGACCATTGATGTGTCTTCTGACAGGCGTCTTTGTGACCAGCGCTTCTCACCTCTCCTACACAGCTCCCGTCATGTCCGGCAGCTCACCATCTGCAATATGCTGCAGGGAGCAACTGAGCTGGTGGCTGAGCCCAACCGCAGGGTTCTGGAGACCCTGGCTAGTTCCCTGCACACTCTTAAGTTCCGCCACTTGCTGTTCTCTGATGTGGCTGCCCAGCAGTCACTTCGACAGCTGTTGCATCAGCTCATTCACCATGGGGCTGTTAGCCAAGTGTCCCTGTACTCCTGGCCTGTGCCTGAGTCAGCCCTTTTCATCCTCATACTCACCATGAGCGCTGGCTTTTGGCAGTCAGGCCCTGGTAGCCTGCCTTGTCACCTGTGTGGAGAGGCCTCCCGAGGCCGGCCTCCATCCCGAGATGAAGGGTCCCTTTTGCTAGGCTCACGTCGGCCTCGGCGAGATGCTGCGGAAAGATGTGCTGCAGCCCTGATGGCCACCAGGCGAAAGAGTGAAGTCAAGCAGATGCCCAGATCTGCACCTACTCCTCGAGTAACACGCCGCAGCACACAGGAGAGCCTGACAACAGGCGGGACAGACCCTAAGAGGGAGCTGCACCCTCCAGCCACCTCTCATGAGGCTGCTGGAACCAAGCGGCCAACCTCTGCTCCagctgccacctcctctgcctcctcttccacatccTCATCCAAACGGGCTCCAGCTAGCTCTGCCTCACAGCCTAAGCCCTTAAAGCGCTTCAAACGAGCTGCAGGGAAGAAGGGTGCTCGTACCCGTCCAGGGTCTGGTGCAGAGTCTGAAGACCTATAtgactttgtttttattgtggCTGGTGAGAAGGAGGATGGTGAAGAGATGGAGATTGGGGAAGTGGCTTGTGGAGCTTTGGATGGATCAGATCCCAGCTGCCTCGGgctcccagcactggaggcctCCCAGCGGTTCCGCAGCATCTCCACTTTGGAGCTATTCACAGTTCCTCTTTCCACAGAGGCAGCTCTGACACTGTGCCACCTGCTGAGCTCGTGGGTGTCTCTGGAGAGCCTTACACTCTCTTACAATG GGCTGGGCTCTAATATTTTCCGCTTGCTGGACAGCCTGCGAGCCCTATCAGGCCAAGCTGGATGCCGCCTCCGTGCCCTGCATCTCAGTGACCTGTTCTCACCACTGCCCATCCTGGAGCTGACACGGGCCATTGTCCGAGCCCTGCCCCTCTTGCGGGTCCTTTCTATTCGTGTTGACCATCCAAGCCAGAGGGACAACCCTGCTGGGCCAGAGAATGCTGGGCCTCCTAGCCACATAATTGGAGATGAAGAAATACCAG AAAACTGCCTGGAGCAGTTGGAAATGGGATTTCCACGAGGAGCCCAACCAGCCCCACTGCTCTGTTCAGTTCTGAAGGCCTCGGGTTCACTACAGCAGTTGTCCCTGGACAGTGCCACCTTTGCCTCTCCTCAGGATTTTGGGCTTGTATTGCAGACACTCAAAG AGTACAACCTATCCCTGAAGAGGCTGAGCTTCCATGACATGAATCTTGCAGATTGTCAGAGTGAGGTGCTGTTTTTGCTACAGAATCTGACTCTTCAAG AGATTACCTTCTCCTTCTGCCGCCTGTTTGAGAAGCGCCCAGCCCAATTTCTGCCTGAGATGGTTGCTGCCATGAAGGGCAACTCCACACTGAAGGGCCTTCGGCTGCCAGGAAACCGCCTGG gCAATGCTGGCCTGTTGGCCCTGGCAGATGTTTTCTCAGaggattcttcttcttctctttgtcAGCTGGATATCAG TTCCAACTGCATCAAGCCAGATGGGCTTCTGGAGTTTGCCAAGCGGCTGGAGCGCTGGGGCCGTGGAGCCTTTGGTCACCTGCGCCTCTTTCAGAACTGGCTGGACCAGGATGCAGTCACAGCCAGGGAAGCAATCCGGCGGCTCCGGGCCACCTGCCACGTGGTTAGCGACTCATGGGACTCATCCCAGGCCTTTGCAGATTATGTCAGCACCATGTGA